From Stegostoma tigrinum isolate sSteTig4 chromosome 1, sSteTig4.hap1, whole genome shotgun sequence:
taaccccaggacaTAGATGATGTTAATTTTAATAACGTCAAGACAGTTACAGGGTTAAATATTTGGCACGGGTGTATTGATCTAAGAAGAAATATCAGGAATGTTTGGGACCTTATCAGGCAGCTCATGTCTTGAAAGCCTGTCCCACTGCCACATATACATGGTAAGTTACAAACTCTTATCATCAGGTTTTCCCTTCTTTAAATGGTCACATGAAATATATTTGCAGCCTTGATCATTACATTGCTTTCTATGCAGCAATTAGCACAACGTGGCTCTCGGTGACTTTCACTATACTCTGTTATACAGCCCAACAATCTTGTGATTAAGTTTGCATTACCATTTCATTGCCACATTCTTTCAGGGAACACTGCCCTATGTACACTCCTGCAAGACTGAATGTGGAATAACATTCCCAACACAACCCCCGCAGCTGGTGAATCTTAGATGCCTTTCTTGATAGGACATGGTTACGATATTGGTTTTTGGAGTTCTAAGAGATTGTTTGCTTTTACTCTGTAGCAAATGCTTCCGTTCATGCAAAGATCAAGAGTGCTAACACAACAGTATTTTCAAATTTCTGCTTTGCTTCCCCCAGTTTGGTATTTGCACTGTGAAGGAAGAAATGCCAACAAATCTGGGACTCTCTTGTAATCGGCCTCCCCCCACCTCtcaatttcagaaccctcttcccctcccactcacttctgatgaagggtctaggtccaaaacgtcaactttcctgctcggcctgctatgttcatccagctccacaccttgttaatcCTGGACCATTTACACTACACATTCTTGGAGGAAACTTATTTTGAAAACTGATTTGGAGAAAGATGGTGGGACGGGGCAAACCTTTCCTACAAGTCAATCATTCCTTGCCTTCTCTTTTTCTCCCATTATTATAGATTTCTTTTCTCTGGCATCCTTTTGCCTTTCTTCagccctcactgtctccctcaaTTTTCCAGCTCCTTCCCACTGTTCCCATTCCCACAAAGATCCTTATGCCTTAGGCTATTACCACTCCTTACTTAATTTACCTGATCTTTCACCTTCACCAGAGCACACAACCACCCGAGTGTGTCCACCACTCCTTGATGAGCAGCTCCCATTCTTCATGACCCTTTCTTCATGtgactctcactctcattcacatgCATTCCAGTTTGCTGTCTCTATACCCCAGAATTTTTTGTGCATCTGAAAACAATGCCCTTTGAATTCCATTCACTACCCTACCACTCCTTTCTACCCAGTATTTCGGTGAATCTTCTCAATACAGTTCCCTGGTTAGTCTTGCTAGCGCCAGGCTGTTCGCTTGGGCAAGTGAGTAGTCCAGGTCAGCATTACATGCAATGTTCGCTCTAAGCTGCAAGGCTACGCATGTGCACAGCTGCTCCAACATTCTGCACAGAGATCAGCATGCCAACTGCAGCACAGACTTCAGTTCCATAAGTTACTGCCGTGCACAGGCCTTGGAGGTCTTTGCAGGATAAGATGAAAATCGGGGGAAAAATCGCTGCTTATATGTTCAGTGTTAAAGAACTAAAACAAACAAGCCTGCATAAAACTGAGACTTCTCAGTAACTGGTTGACACAAAGAAGCTTCACTTATTACACTGTAAGCATCTGTGCAGGAGCAAACTAATGGAAGTTTATATACACTGGAGCTTGGAAGAAAAAGTCTACTCTGCTAATTACATGCCTCATTTTAAATATACAGGTTCGTAAACAGACATGTTTCCCATATTTGGCTAACAAAAAACCTGAAGCGATATGAATTTAAACAATTGGTTCTTTATATGCATATATGTTTTTCAAATATAAATTTAACAAATAATGAAACAAATCATTCAGATGAAAACTTTATCAATTTTAGACTGAAAATTTCCACACAGGAATTAACAATCATCTTGCAAATACTAGTACTGTCCAGGTGGTCCAAGTCTACATTTAAACAAGACGTGTGCAAGGTAATTCTCTCCAAAATGAAGACTCAATGCTTTTGGTATTACATTCTTAAAATCCCATCCTGGCTCTTTTCTTTTTTGGCTGAGATGATGCAAGTTGACTCTGAGGGGTTGATCGCCAGGACATTTCATATGTAGATGCAACTTGTGATGGCTCAGGAAAAGACATCTGAGTGGATGAAGTTAATGGCAATGACATATTTAGTTCATCAGCCTCTTGAGAAGCTTGGAATGAATGGTCTTCCAGGGCAGCTAAGTAATTTTGAAGAATTCTTTTCCGTTCCTTGGGAATACTGGCTAACTCTATTTCTTGTAAAAAAGTTGGTATTGATGCCTGGCTTTGTTCCACACTGAACTCAGCTTCCACTTCTCTCTGAGGTTTTTGAGCAACTGTCCTAACTGATTGGTTCACCTCGGCAGATTTAGTGGATGTAACATTACTTTCTGTACCAGACAAATAATCACTGTGCTCTGAGTTTATTCTGGAGAACGTACTCCAATTTGAAAAATCACTGAAGTCTGACAAGCCAGACACTGAGGAAGTGAAACTGCCTGACAGCTCTGTTCGTTGCCTTGCTCGGGATAACTTTTCGCGTCGTCTTTTCGCACGCAGTGCTCGGATTTTCTTGTCCCGGTTCATACCTAGCTTCTCTTCCCACCACTCACTCCACTTTCCTTCCCAAGCAGCTGTAAGCCTTTCACTAAGTTCATCTCTCCAAATTGAGGCATCCACAACATCTGGGACACTAACAGGATCCAGTATTGGAAATGTACTGTGACAAAGAACTTGTTGCTTCTCCATAACTGCACTCATTTGATCCCACAGTTCCCTGCATGTGTCAGTTGATTCTTCACTTTTCTTAAATGTTTTACAGGGAAACAAACATTTTGAACTGATACCAGTACGTCTGTGGAGGGTATTGGAGGCACTTTGAAACTTTTTTTGCTTCTTTAAAAATGAGTTTACCCATCTTGAACACTTGGCAAGAGCAGTGCAACTGGGTTTTAAAGGTTGATTAGTACATTGGAAACTTTGTTCATCCACTCCACTTTGTGAAGAATTTCCTTCTGGTCTTTCAGTTTCGCCTACTGGCAAATCTTCTGCTCCTTCATCCTTACCTTCTGTAGAATGATTTGATGATTGTACCCGTTCAGTCAATATTGGGTTATTTGGTTCATGATCATATCCAACCCTTGCTCTTGTGGTTTTTCTACTAGTTGATGAATTCCTATGAATTAGCATCTGGTAAAACAGGTCTCCCACTGCAGTGAGCTGAATCACTGACATAGACTTTTTGCCACAACAGTGGTAAAGTGTTGCAAGTCCTGTAAAATAAGAACAAGGGTTTTCTTCCTATCAAATTCACTTAGATCTCCATACACCAAGTTGTAAATTTAAACTACAGCTATCCCTTGTATTGTCTCAAATCCTGTGGTACTTTGAAAACTGCAACACACCTTAATGCTGCCTTAATATATTGATTATAAAAGTGAAGATCTTGCAAGATTTCATAAAAATTATATTTCACATGTATGAATCCATGCTATAAAACGATGAACAAATTTACAAACAGCTATGCTAACTATCAGACTATTTTAACAGAAACTTTTGAAAAACACACatctcacctgctccaggggAGTGAAGTCTCTCAACAACTTCTTCGTGTTGCCGAGGTAACTTGACTGGTAAGTGTTGTATCATGTCGTAAATACTGGAAAGCTTCAGTGGTGGACCAAGTGACTTGCAAGGAAGCTGTGTCCCACCTAATAAAGTTGTAATTGTTTAGGTGAAATTGAACACTTCTGTAATAAACCACATTTTTACATTACCACATAATTGGCCTGAAACCTTTGCGGTCCTGAagagtgttgtggaacaaagggacctaggaatacaaagtacatagttcattgaaagcacaGTAACAGGTGGACAGGGTTGGGAAGAAGGCACTTAGCATGCTGGCCCTCATCGGTCGAGTcagagtgtaggaattgggacgttatgttacagttgtataagtcattggtgagaccgcacttgaagtattgtgtaccgTTTTAGACAcgctgttataggaaagacagttACACTGGAAAGCGTGAAAagaagatttactagggtgttgccaGGACAAGTAGGCCTAAGTTataggagaggttggccaggataggctTTTATTCCTTGAAATATAGGAGAATGAGGGTttaccttattgaggtgtataaaatcatgaggggcatagataggatgaacgcacagagtctttttcccagggatggggaattgaaaactagagggcataggtttaggatgagagggggaagttttaagaagaacctgaggggcaacttcttcacgcagaaaGTGGTGCGTAtacggaatgggctgccagagaaagtggctgaagcagatacaatagcaatatttttaaaaaaaatttggataggtacatggatgagaagggattatagggatatggaacaaatgcaggcaactggaacaaggtgagtgggcaccatggtcgaCATGGACCAGTTTCagctgaagggtgtgtttccatgctgtattactctatgactttataacagGTCGTGAATGAGGTGTAAGTGCTTTATTGTGATCCGAGATGCACCTCCTGCTCTCACACTTGCGAGAGATTTGGTGCTGTTGATGACACTATTGTGCACCCATTGAATGGATGCCACTTGATTGCTTATCCAGCTCATTACCTCACTGTCCAGGAGAGCAGAGAAACAGCAAAGGGTTTGGTGAGATACAACCAGTGAGCAGTGAGCAAGGCAGTCAATGGTTCTGGGTGCGGCAGTTAGTAAATTGTGACCCCAGAATTTATAACTGGTGTTCTGTGATTCAATCCAGTCTGAAGACTGCAATCTTTAACTATGGTATTAGATTACCAGATGAAATAACACATTTGCACATTggagaaatatttgaaaaataacaGTTTGTTGGTACTACACTCCTTAAAATATCTTTGAATTGCTCAATTGCAGATGGTGCTAGTCTTTGATGTCAGCAGGCACCTGTGAAAATGTTGGCAGGGATGTCAGAAGCACAGAGGTCAGAGTGCAGCCTCTGTAGTCACAGCAGCAACAAATTCAGCCTCACTACACAACcaatcttaattttatttttgtggaAATTATATTAAATAGCACCAATAATTACTAGATTTTTAAAGAACTAAAACATTTTTCTTAAAGAAATCTGTTCATTGTATTTAAACTTCTGGTTTAATCCAAGTCTATGTTCCAACCTTCATTACACTAAATATCTTTAAACAATATGATTTCAGAATTAGTGCTTTTCATTTTGTGGTAGGCCAAGGATGCTTTAATCTGATTAGCTGTTTTGAGAATTTGATGACATTACTGGAGTGCAACACCGATAATCCCCATTAAAATGCACTGCACTCAACTGTACAATGAGGAAGTTAAAGTTCTTTCCACAGAAATTTCTGGATCTCATGGTGCTTTTTTTTCATAAAAGAGGTCAGCTGAGAGTGCAAATCCCAGGCCATTAAGCCAAAGCACCGACAACAATAGCTTCTCTTCCTACCCTTTTACTGTAATCTTAGAGACCTGCAAGGGTTCGTCATTGGTCCCTTGCTTTTCATTATCCACGTGCAATTTCTTTTTAACCCTGCATCAGCTTCTAGGACATCAGTGCTAACATGCTCTGCTCCATCATTTCACCATCTCTCAATCCCTCTTCTCCCCTAATACTGTTCCTATAATCAGTTAACATAATTTCTCCAACAAAGGACACTGGTTTAACACACACTTTATCTGCAGCATTTGTAACAGATTCTAAAATGTTCCCCAAATCCCAGATAAGCTAACATCAAGTATACATTGTTTTTGTGCTGAAAATTGTATGCAGCTGCTATTAAATATCTTTGATTAGCTGTAGAATTCTGGGTTCCCTTTAATAATTTCCTTTCTCTTTATCAGCCTGCCTTGAGCATTCTACATACTCCCAAAACATGGTATTTTCTCTAAAATCATTAACATCTTGTTATTACAGAGCAGTCAGACAAAATCTGACTAACAATAGCAGTCACAATTTAATAGTCACCTGAATACTGCAGAAGTAACACTTCCTGAGTGCGCTGAGTCGCCAGAACAATCTTGTTTGCTCTTTTTTTAGCTGCCCGACATGCAACTTGTGCAAACATTGGTGGTGACTTCAGCATGTGAGCCCATTTTAGGACAGGTACAGTTGGAAATCGTTCATCTACAATGTAGGCAGAATACTATatttgaaaagcaaaatattgatttagtatTCAAGCAACCACAAGAACTAATCATTAttgaatattaattttaaatttctcaaagGTTTCACAATTAGGTATAGTGTTTTACAATGCTTAGATCATGACCTCAATACTGGCAACAAGACcacaaaatattattttctttgcACCACCATTTCCCTCCCTCCACTAAAGCCACAGTGACACATTTTGGAATAAAGTCTACTGGTTTTAGCCAGACTGCTACAATAACAAAATGAATGTTTTTCATGGGTATGTCtcaacagaaatgtggagcaaGAGTGTACAATGGCTGGGAATTGAGCTAAGCGTGGAAAGTTAAGAAACTGGGGGACGGAGGCATTGCTGTATCTTGTTTCAGCCATTTTAGCAGGAGCTGTTTTGTGTCCAAGGTGCTGCTGCTGGTTAGATCTAAGAGCAGACCTAGATACCAGGCTTTGTTGAGAAGGGTAAGCAGGAACAAGGTAAGGGTaagatgacttttttttaaaactctaagTCCACTAGTTGTTAAAGGGGTGGAGATAGCATactcctgtcagatgtgggagttCAGGGAGCAGTCAactgtctgcaggaagtgtgtctgGCTGCAGCTGCTCTCAGACCTCATGGGTCAGTTGGAGCAACAGTTTGAAGGACTCAAGAGGTACAGTGTGAGGTACAACTACAAGGAGGTGGTCACActacagatacagtcaggtagatgggtaaCTACCAGAAGCAGGAAGGTACTACTGGAAGTATCCTATGGCAATCCCATTCtcaaacaagtataccattttggatgctggtgtgcatgtgtatgtgtagGAGATTTCCTCTCAAGGGAGCACATCAGCAGCAGTCAGGTCTTTAGCACCATGGCTTGCTATTCTGTAAAGCAGGGTATGGCAAAGCACAAACGTGTGATAGTTGACTCTAGTCAAAGGCACAGATGGTCATTATTGCAACCCAAGCAAGatttcaggatggtgtgttgcctccctgctgCCACGTTCAAGGGCATCTCACAGCTGTGGCATCAAATTCTCAAAAAGGTAAGTGAGAGTAGCCAGAGGTCGCTTT
This genomic window contains:
- the taf1c gene encoding TATA box-binding protein-associated factor, RNA polymerase I, subunit C; its protein translation is MESAFPYSLYPSFYNSGPSAWNPWEPGGWGEYEHVQPFCAEGGGQQETELKWSALKSLKRESWEPLEPIAVPLLPAKTVFKFRPASLEDLTYTGRLVTTGGGNEMATGALNFTEQMANFFLDHRNDAFSSVGKLLEENFYFGESALRGKARQTAVSVSQLRTFTEQVKQKECPLSSGSKQARLLNSLLRECIFDIPPNVLAENIHEEMKMQRNKLLFDQSATGGALVYCPFSKEARLEEGCLIYPGSESMSLLNFRKITLGFDDRKMPKLNTKFKPVKFKLNNRIHQIDSSTVEEEVFVGVRSDYHCGAWKLSQDVNPSILQVVQVDNIATCIKVSPHVPGELVIASECGTAYLWILDKGLRKIRKETDNLYFNAQLSWRWCDFTAHPRVFMYADRTGLDLTDTRAGEGCDQTLFKIGATADCQKGERVILPKHLQDINPYQYLITTQYSAYIVDERFPTVPVLKWAHMLKSPPMFAQVACRAAKKRANKIVLATQRTQEVLLLQYSGGTQLPCKSLGPPLKLSSIYDMIQHLPVKLPRQHEEVVERLHSPGAGLATLYHCCGKKSMSVIQLTAVGDLFYQMLIHRNSSTSRKTTRARVGYDHEPNNPILTERVQSSNHSTEGKDEGAEDLPVGETERPEGNSSQSGVDEQSFQCTNQPLKPSCTALAKCSRWVNSFLKKQKKFQSASNTLHRRTGISSKCLFPCKTFKKSEESTDTCRELWDQMSAVMEKQQVLCHSTFPILDPVSVPDVVDASIWRDELSERLTAAWEGKWSEWWEEKLGMNRDKKIRALRAKRRREKLSRARQRTELSGSFTSSVSGLSDFSDFSNWSTFSRINSEHSDYLSGTESNVTSTKSAEVNQSVRTVAQKPQREVEAEFSVEQSQASIPTFLQEIELASIPKERKRILQNYLAALEDHSFQASQEADELNMSLPLTSSTQMSFPEPSQVASTYEMSWRSTPQSQLASSQPKKKRARMGF